CGCTGCGAGCTTTACCCAGTTTGCCCAGTTCCAGCAATCCGTTCACAGCGATGCGCACAACGGCCACATCGTCGACAGCTTGCTCGGCTGCGGCCGTCATTTCGCAAACGCCGCGCCGAACTTGTCCGCACCGTGCCGCGGCCCGGCCGAACGCGGCGCGGTAGAGCGGGTTAGTGCCGTCGAGCAGCGTCGCCTTTCGGAACGCAATCGCGGCCTTGCGATCGCACCCTTCCGGATCTTCTTCCCACGCGCGCCCGGTCAAGTATCGCGTGTTCGCGTCCGTCACATCGAACCCCGACGCGGCCTTCAGGTGCCGACGAGCAGTGGTAAAGCGCCCCAGGTCGAGGGCGATGGTGCCGGCCAGTTGGTGGCCTTCGGCCGCGATGTCCGTGGGCACGTCGGTGCGCACGAGGAGCAACTCCAGTTGGGCCAGGGCGTCCGCTTTGCGACCGCTCGCGGCGATCGATCGGATCGAGTCCCAACCGGTTCGGATCAGGGTGAGCGTCCTGCTCATGCCTCTGCACTCCTTGCAGCGTGTTCGCAGTGCGGTGACCTGTAGGTTGGGAAGATATACCGGTCGAGACCGTGTGTGCAAGTACGAAATCTTGTGCCGTTTAATTCAAAAAAAACGAGGAGAAAACCGAGCGCCGACACTTGACGCGACGCTTCGCGCGGATGGGGTTAAGTCGCACCTTCACAATCGCCGATTACGCACAAACAGGGAACCAATTTTGCCCCCTGCCGAGCGCGAAACACCAAGATGGAGAAGCGATCGTGGACTGGTCGCACTTCGGCATGGACCGCCCCCCGTTCCGCCCGGCCGTAGACGCCGCCGCGTACTTCCCCGCGCCCGCGCACTCCGCGGCGCTGGCCGCGCTGGTGGCCGCGTTCAGCCGGCGCGACCCGCTCGTACTCATTGACGGCGCCCCCGGGATCGGCAAATCACTCGTCGCTCGCAAGTGGCTCGACGACCTGCTCCCCGACGTACCTCGAGTGCTGCTCCCGAACGCTCGCGCTCAGACCCCGGTCGACCTCCTCCAAGCGATCCTGTTCGACCTCAACAAGCCCTATCAGGGACTGAGCGAACAGGAACTCCGGCTCGCTGTCACGGGCCACCTACTCGACGCTGCGGCCGGCGGGTTCCCCACGGTCATCGTGATCGACGAGGCCCAGCACCTGAGCACCCACGCGCTCGAAGAGCTGCGACTGCTCGGCAACCTGGAGTCGCGTTCCGGCGCGGTCGTGTTCGCGGTGCTGGTCGCGCAGCCGGCCCTGCGCGACGCGCTGCGCAAGCCGGTCAACGCCCCGATCGCGGGGCGTATCTCTGTGCGGTGCTCGATCGACGCCCTTTCAGTGGAAGAATCTGCGGCGTACTTGCGGCACCAGGTGCGCGCTGCGAACGGTGACCCGGCCAAGGTGTTCGACGAGGGCACAGTGGAGCTGCTCGCTTCCGCCTGCCGTGGGGTTCCCCGCGTGCTGAACCGCGCCGCGGCGTTGGCGTTCGAGCTGGCGTCCGAAGGTGAGACGGAACTGGTGGACGTGGAGGCCGCGCTCGAAGCACTGGAGCGCATCGGGATCACGCCCCCGGACGAGGACGGTACCAGCGACGCCGTGCTGCTCCCACACCCGGGGCGTGAATCGGAGCCAGAAGCCCGTGCGAAGCGCAAACCGACGGTCACTGAGCGCAGCGCCGGCCGCGGCGCGAAGGACAAGGCCGTTCGCAAGCGCCCGGCTTAGCAGGAATTGAAGCGTCTGAATCATTCGCGCACACGGGCCGCCGGTCGTGGCGCGGAAAACAATACCGCTCGGGTTGGCTAACAGGGGCACGGAATGAGCCGGGTGTTTAGCGCACTGACCGGATCGAATGTGGCCCGCTCGATCGCGAGCGAGGAACCGCGCGGGGACGACGATCTATTCGAGATCGGCGCCGAAGACGCGCCGTTTGTGGAGATCGGTGGCCCGAGCGGTCCCATCTTCTCCGCGGCGCGGGCGGAAGCGAAGAAGCCGGAACCCGTGCGCTCGTTCCCGCGCATCGCCACTCCGGTGGTGCCGCCCGCTCCCGTCCCGGTGCCCGCACCAGCTCCTATTCCCACCGCAACCCCGGTTGCCGAAGTACCGGCCGCGTCCTTCCTGTCGGTGCGGTTCCACGACACCGTGCCGCGCGTCACCGGGCGCACGGGCGGCCCCGATGCGGGGTTGGTCGCGCTCCACTTCCCGGATCACGCGGTGAGCGCCGAGTACCGCACGCTGCGCGACGAGGTTACGAAGCAGTTGCCGGGCGCGACCTCGCGAACGCTGATGTTCACGGCCGCCACCCCGCAAGCGGGCACCACCACGGTGCTGCTCAACCTCGCGCTGACGCTCGCACGGGACGGCCAGCGCGTGCTGGTGGCCGACGCGAACTTCACGCGCCCCGGGATCGCTAACAGCCTCGCGCTGCGCCCCGCTCCCGGACTCGCCGAGGTGCTCGGCCAGCACCTCCCGCTCCCGTGGGCGCTTCAACCGACCCCGCTCCCGAGCCTTCAAGCGCTTGCCGCTGGCGAGGCCCACGACGGCACCGCCGGCGCAATGGGCCACGACCTGCCGAAACTGATGGTACAGTTGCGTCAGTGGTTCGACTGGGTGCTCATCGACGCGGGCGTATGGGGTGTGGTGCCGGAACGCGACGCGACCTGCTCGTCCGCGGACGCGGTGTACCTGGTGACCCGCGAACCGGACGTCGAGCGCCCCGAGTTCGCCGGGCTGAAGGCGTGGGTGAAGCAACTCGGTGGCTCGCTCCGTGGGTACGTCACCACACGAGCGTAAGTCCGCCCCAGATGGTCCCAGGGTCGATCGCGTTGCGGTCGACCCTGGGATTCATTTTTGCCGTTTGAAGACAAGGACCGTGGCGTGTTCCCCGCCCTCGAAGTCTTTCGGGCGCTCGTCTTTGTCCGATAGCCCGTGACTTACGCGGAGCGTATCGCCCTTCACTTCGTAAATCCCTTTGTGTGTTACGCCGTCGATTACCAAGTTGATCTGCTTTAGTTCCTGGGACGCATCGAGCGTGTACCACGTCCCTCGGTAGACGGTGTTGTCGAGTTTGTACACCCGGATCATATTCGCTCCGAATTCCCAGTGCTCGCGGACAGTCGGTTTGCTTATCAGAGACAACAGCCCCCACTCGCCCCACAGATCCGCGGCCCAGTTCCCGATCTCCACTTTGTCCGGGCTCACCGTCCAGACGTCTGAGCGACCGGTGCTGTTCCGCGTTCCCATTGGGTCGTAACGGTACTCGCTCCCCCACGGGTCGCGCAGGCTCGTATCCGGAGCAACGAACCCGCTGTCTTTCAGTGCGGCCAATTTCTCCGGGTAAACGCCCGTTTTGGCCTTAAATGCTTCGATCGCGTTGGCCAGATTCAGAACGTCCGTGCGCGCCCGGCCGAGCTTCGGATCTTCGGGCGGTGGAGGCGCTTCGATGAGCTTCAGTAGCTCCGCGTGGTATTGCGTTCGGACGGCCTTTTCCTTCGCCGAAACCATGCCCGCTTTCACTGCGTCCGCGATGCTCTTATTGAACGGTAGAGGGACGTTTTTCCAATTGTCGATGTAGGCCCGGATCAGGTGCTCGTAGCCCATGTCGTTGGGGTCGCCGCCGTCCCGGATCACTTCGGCGATCGTCGGAACTGCGATCGCACCGAGTTTGATAAGCTCCCACGGCGCTTCGGACGTGCTCCGAAGCATCTTCCGCAGCACCGGTACGGCCTTCTCTCCGCCCAGGCGCGCGACCGCCAGTGCCACGGCCGAGCGGACACTCGAATCACGGTCCGTCGCCAGATCGTTCACGTGCTCGCGCTCGGATTCCAGTTTCAACAGCCCGATCAGGCGCACCGCGACGCGCACCTCATCGACCTGCTTGTTGAACGAGTTGCGAACGGTCCGCTTGGCCCACGGGGTGAACCGCGTCAAGTCGATCACGTACTGCGACCGACCGATCAACTCCCCCAGCTCTCCGCCGATGATGTTGTCCAGGTCGCGGCGCGCGTCGGCCATCGTCTCGGGCACCCATTCCAGTCGGTAGAGCAAATGCTCCTGGTGCGCGATCGAGTCGAAGAAGTGCAATACCTTCGGGTACACCTCGGATTCGCCCGCGATTTTTAGTGTCCTTTTGACATGATTCTTTTGCCCGATGTTCTGTTCCAACGTGATCGCGTACTCCGCCGCGTGCAGGCGCATCACGTCCTTCGCGTCCTTCTTGAGCCAGTCGGTGTCCTTGAGCAGTTCGTTCAGAGTGCGGAGCCGATCGAGTGGGAGTTTGTGAACGAGGCGTGCCCCGAGAAGAGGTTCTCTGCCCCCGGGGGGAATGCGCCCGGGAATCTCGCACAAACACGAGCCGTCTGATGAGATCCTGATCGTTGCCCCCGGTTGGTTGCTCAATCCGGGTGGCTTGATGACGACGGTGATGCTCTCGAACCCGATGCGCGGCGCAGCAGCCGGAGGCGGGGCAACGGGCAGGTCCGCGCGCACGACCTCGGGCGGGGGCGCGTCGGGCGGATCGACCGCGGATACTTCTCCGGGTACCTCAACGGCGGGCGCTTCGACGTCCCGAATCCCGGCCACCACGAGCCCCACGGCGCCGAACGTGATCGCGAACAGTAGTCCGAGTTTGAAACGAGCGGGAATCATAGCGGGCATCGCTCCGTTGGCGAGTTCGGCGGCGCGCGACCGATCGCCAATCCCGGAAGCGAATCGGATCGCGGATCTCGCTGTTCCCAGAACCGTTAAGGGTGGTACGGCGTTGGAGATGGCCGTCGGAAAAGCGATCGCGGCCACGGCCAACCCGCGCTGTGCCAGGCGCTTGCGCAATACCGCGCGACCGCGGTCCAGGCGATCGCGCAGCGTCCCGCGTGGAAGAGCGAGCCGCGCGGCGGCTTCGTCGATCGTCAGCCCTTCGAGGTGGCACAGGAGTACTGGCGCGCGGAGCGCATCGGGGAGTTGTGCGAGTTCGTCGTGGATCAGCGCGCGGACTTCGCCCCACGTCAGTTCATCTCCAGGCGCCAGCGCCGCCACACGCGGGACCGCCTCGTGACGTGACCGGCGCGCACGCGCACGCAGTGCTTTCAGTGCGAGCCGGCGCGCGACCCCGTGCAACCAGCACCCGACCGAAGTGCGCGTGCGAATCGTGCTGGCATTGCGCGCGAGCACCAGGAACGAGGCCTGGAACACGTCCTCGGCGTCCTGGGCGTGACGCAGAACGGCTCGGGCCACGTCGAGCACGACCGGTCCGTGGCGCTCCACCAGGGCCGCGAACGCGCACTCGTCGCGGTCGGCCGCGAACCGATCCAGGAGTGTGTGGTCGGGTAAGCCGGTGTGTGCGAGAGTCGCGAGTCGCGCGAGTGCGTGTGCATCGGGCATGGGATTGCGCCTCCTTTATCCCATAGTCCCCGATCGAGTTCCCAGGTGCTGGACAATTCGCGGATTTCCTTGTGGAGTCGGGAGGCAAGGCACTCGTTCGGAAAGGCGCTTTGATTGGTAAGTAGGTTGGTGTACATTGCTGGCGCCACTTCCCCGTGTGAGGTTCCCCCATGCGAACTCTGCTCCTGGCTTTGATGCTCGGCGCTCTCGGCGCGCGACTGCCTGCCGCGGACGAGCCGAAACCCGCGAAGGACCAGCCGACGCTCAAAGTCGGCGACGCGCCCCCGCCGCTAAAAGTGACCAAGTGGCTCGCGGGCTCCGAAGTGAAGGCATTCGAGTCGGGTAAGGTGTACGTGGTGGAGTTTTGGGCCACGTGGTGCGGGCCGTGCGTGGTCATGATGCCGCACCTGGGCGACATTCAGGAGGAACTCGCGGGCAAGGTGACGGTGATCGGGTTCACCGCCAAGGACGCGAGCAATACGCCCGAGCGCGTGGACGAGTTCGTCAAGAAGCGCGGGGCCAAACTCGGCTACACGATCGCTTACGCCGACGACCGGGAAACCTATGACTCGTACATGAAGGCTTCGGGGCACGGTGGCATCCCGTGCTCCTTCGTGATCGGTAAGGACGGGAAGATCGCGTACATCGGGCACCCGCTGTTCCTGGACGAGGTACTGCCAAAGGTGTTGGCCGGAACCTGGGACGCGGCCAAGGGCGCCGCCGAACTGGAAGCCGCGGACAAGCTGTGGGACAAGACGTTCGAGGTGATGAGCAAGCCGAACGGTGACCCGGCCGCGCAACTGGCCGAGTGGGAGCAGTTCTCCGCCAAGTGGCCGCGCCTGGCCGCGGACCCGTACATGACCAGCGCTCGGCTCAAGTTGCTCGTCGCCGCCAAGCGGTTCGGCGATGCCCAGAAACTGGCCGAGGAGATGGCAACTAAGGCATCCAAGCGGAACGACATCGCCGCGTTGGGAGCGGTGGCCGATGCGGTGACGGTGGACGCCGCCGCCGGGCAAGCCGCCCTCGTCGCGGTCGGGGTGAAAGCGGCCGAGTCCGCACTGACCATCGACGGCGAAACGGCCACGGCGCTAATCCGGGTCATCAAAACGCACGCCGCTGCGGGCAACACGGCCAAAGTGAAAGAGTTTGGGGCAAAGGCCGTGACCGCGGCCGAAAAGGAAGTGAAGGACGACAAGGACGCGATCGGCACTCTGCGCGTGGCCGCCGCTCACTTTGCCGCTGGCGATAAGGCCAAGGCGCGGGCCGCTGCGGAAAAGGCGATCAACATGGTGGATGCACAGAACGCCGGCATGAAGAAGTACGTCGAGGATCAGGCGAAGAAGTACACGGGCGAGCCGAAGAGCAAGTAGTCAACGACGTGAACACTGCCGCCCGGACACTTGCGGTTGCGCTTGTGCCGGGCGGTTGAAGGCTCGAAGTACGAATGCTATTCGCGGTCAGCTTCAGCCGCGGCTGAGTTGTCACCCTGCCCGGCGCTGGCGCTCTTCTTCGTACTTGTGCAGCTTGTTGTAGAGCGTCTTCAAACTGATCCCAAGTTCGTCGGACGTCTTCTGCTTGTTCATACCGTTCTTCGAGTACACCTGAAGGATGTACTCCATTTCGACGTCTGCCAGCGATTTCGTCGGTCCCGTGCCCGCTCCGGTGTCGCCCTGATTCGCAGGGAAGGGCAGGGTGGGCATCGGCGCGGGCGCGCCGGGGAACGCGGCGGAGTAGCCACTCGGTGCGGGCGCGCTGGGCGCGACCGGGAACGCCACCGGGATCGTCGCGGACGGCTTCGGGTACACCATGTCGCGCGGGAGCGCTTCGGGTGTGATGGCCCCGCCCCCGGAGACGATCCAGGCGTACTCCATCGCGTTCGTCAGTTCCCGCACGTTCCCCTTGTAGTCGTGGTTGAGCATGATCCGGAGCGCTTCGGGGGTCAGCAGGTGGGCCACGTTCTCCACCGGGCGTTTGGCGTGCCGGGCGAGCAGGTGCCGGGCCAGTTCGGGGATGTCCTCGCGCCGGTCGCGGAGCGGCGGCAGGTGAACGTGGAACATGTTCAGCCGGAACAGCAGATCCTCGCGGAACGTCCCCTCTTCGATCATCTTCCGCAGGTCTTTGTTCGTTGCGCTGATGACCCGCACGTCCACGGTGATGGGCTGGCTTTCGCCGAGGCGCTGGATCTCACCCGCTTCGAGAACCCGGAGCAGCTTCACCTGGAGGTTCTTGTCCAGTTCCCCGAGTTCGTCGAGGAACAGGGTGCCGCCGTTCGCGACCTCGAAGAACCCCTTGTGGTCCTTGTCCGCGCCGGTGAAGGCGCCCTTCTTGTGGCCGAACAGTTGGCTCTCGGCGAGGGTCTGTGTTAGCGCCCCGCAGTTCACCGGGACGAACGGCATGTCGGCGCGCTTGCTCTTCGTGTACAGCGAGCGCGCGACGACCTCTTTGCCGGTTCCGGTTTCGCCGGTGATGAGCACCCGGCCGTCGGTCGGTCCGACGCGGTCGATGAACTGCTGCACCGGCGTCATGGCGGCGCTGGCCCCGATCAGCCCGGACGGGCCTTCGGCGGCCTCGACGCGGCTCTCGAGGGCCGCGGTCTTGTTCTTGAGCTTCCGCTTCTCCTGGATGCGGAGCAGCAGCGCCTCGATGTCGGTGAGCTTGCACGGCTTGGTGAGGTAATCGAACGCGCCGAGCCGGAGCGCCTCGACCGCGGTCTCGGTGCTGCCGTACCCCGTCATGATGACGGCTTCGGTGTCCGGCGCGACCTGCTTGAGCGCGGCGAGCACCTGGAGCCCCGCCTTGTCGTGCTCCATCCGCATGTCGAGGATGGCCGCGTCGAACGTCTGTTTCTTGACCGTCTCGATGCCGCTCTTACTGTCCGCGCAGGTCGTGACCTCGTGCCCGAGCCGAGGCAGTTCGGACTTCATGAACTCCCGGAGGTGGGTTTCATCGTCAACGAACAGGATTCGCAGGCGGTTGTGTGCGGGTGTGGTAGCCACTCGCGGTCTCCGTGTCTCGATCCGAACTTGGGGCGGCGGAGCTTAGACGGGTTTGCAGGATTTACAAGCCCGTTTCTGCCGCCATCATGCCGCGGTGCGGCTGCCGGGGAATGTCAGCACGGTGGGCGCCGGTTCCGGCTCGCCCTCGGTGCCCGGCGCATCCGTTACGCCCGGCGCGATCTGTAGCGGGATGCGCACCGTGAATGTACTCCCGGTCCCGGGACCGGCGCTGGCGGCGGTGATCGTCCCGCCGTGCTGGTCCACGATCTGGTGGCTGATGAACAGCCCCAGTCCGGTGCCCTTTCCGGTGCGGCTTTTGGTGAAGAACGGCTCGAAGATGTTCTGTAACACGTCCGGCGCCATGCCGCACCCGGTGTCCACGAAGACCAGTTCCGCGTACCCGCCGGCGGTGCCGAGGGTGATCCCCAACTGGCCGCCGTCTTCCATACTGTCGAGTGCGTTCACTACGAGATTCAGGATCACGCTCTTCAGGTCTTGCGCGTTGACCGGCGCGACGATGTACCCGGTCGGCTCGAAAATCACTTCTTTCCCGCGGCTCGACGGCAGGTGCCGGGCGACTTCGAGCACGCCGCGGATCAGGCCGGTCAGGTCCGCTGGGTCTTTCGTGCGCTCCCCGGTGCGGCTGAAGTCGAGGAGCTTCTGCGTGATGTCTTTGCACCGGAGCGCTTCCTGTTGAACCATCTTCAGGTAGCGCGTGAGCACCTCGGTCTCGGCCGGCGGCGCGGTGCTGGACGCGAGCACGTCCTGCAACCGGCGTTCGAGCGCTTCGGAACAGAACAGGATGCTCGCGAGGGGGTTGTTGATTTCGTGCGCGACGCCCGCGGCGAGGAACCCGACGGACACCATGCGCTCGGAGCGCACGAGCTGTCGGCTCCGCTCGTTTACCTGGCGCGCGAGGTCCGCGTAGACCGCGTGGAGGCGCGCGACCATCGCGTTGAACTCGTCCGCGAGCTCTTGAAGCTCATCACCGGAATTGAGAACGAGGGGTTGGTCGAACGTCCCGTGGTGAACTCGTTGGACGCCGGCTTGGAGTTCACGAATGGGGGCGAACATCCACACGCGGAAGTAGTACAGCATCGTCGCGACGAGCGCGAGTGCCCAGACCATTGCGAACCCGACGATCCAAACGGCACGGCGGATGGCGGCGAAAGATTCCTGGCCGCTCTTTTGAATATCGTCGAGGAGCGCGTGACGTAAATTTTCCGCCGTGCGCCGAGCGTTTTCGTACTCCGCGCGGACCCGTGGGTTCTCCCGGATTTTTAAGCTCTTATCGCCGTTGTAGGAGCTTTTGGTCGCGTCGTTGACTTCTTTCTGAAGGGCATCCAGATTCTTGTTCAATTCGGGTACCAGAAACGCCTCTTGAGCGCCGTCATCAGGGTCGTACCCGGCTTGAACGTTTTTCTTGTTCGCGAAATCGAAACCGTGTGGTGTGCCGTTCAGGAATCCCTGCGTGGACCCGATGGCCAGAAGGCAACCGTCGGCCTTGTCAGGGTCGCCCTGGTCGAAAGTGTTCAAAGCGCCGATCATCTGGGTCACGATCCCGAGCTCGTTAACCTTCCGATCGATCGTCTTGACGCTGATGTAGTACGTGTAGAGCCCGTAAGCGGTCCCGCTCGCCAATAGCCCGATACTCCCGGCCACGAGGACCAGTCCCAGCATCAGTTTGTGGCGCAAACGGCGGCGAGCCACGCAACGACCTCCTGCCAAATCACACTCGTCCGTGAGTGCGGCCCACGATCCGGGAGAATCCCGGTACCGTGAAGGCGGCGGAATCTACCAAGTGCGTTCTTACAAAACGAGAGCAACTTTTTCCGATGGCACCAGAACCCCGTTACCGGGGCGGTCCATTCAAGTTTGCCCCGTTTCCCAGGCGATTGGATGTAGCAGAGCCGAAAGGTGCAGTCCCCTTCATCGGGCGGCGGGACGCAAGAGTTGCAAAATTTCCGGTCCGAATTATCGCGGCAGCGAGATTTTGCCCCCGTACTTCGCTCCGCCTAAATTGGGCGCTCCCCTCAGCTCACCCGATTTAACCAGTTGGGGTTGCTCCGGGGCGCGCGGACCCGCTACACCTCAATTTCCGCCCTGCGCGGCCATATGTCTGAGGAGAACCGATGGAGCCGCAACCCCCGATGAGCGTCGTGACCGTGGGGTCGTACCAGGTCGGTGCCGGGCACCCGCTACTGTGGATCTGCGGGCCGTGCGTGATCGAATCGCACACGCTCACTCTGCGCATCGCGGAAACGCTCCGCGGGTTCGCGGACCGGTTCGCGCTGCCGCTCGTGTTCAAGGCGTCCTTCGACAAGGCGAACCGGAGCTCCGGGAAGTCGTTCCGCGGGCCGGGGCTTTACGAGGGCCTAAAAACACTGGAAGCCGTTAAAAAGGCGACCGGGTTTCCGGTGACCACCGACATCCACGAGTGCGCGCAAGCGGCCCCGGCCGCCGAAGTGTGCGACATCTTGCAGGTGCCGGCGTTCCTCGCGCGCCAAACCGACCTGCTCGAAGCGTGCGGCCGGACCGGGCGCGTGGTGAACGTGAAAAAGGGGCAATTTATGTCCCCGTGGGATATGAAAAACGTGGTCGCGAAGCTCTCCGAGTTCGGGAGCCGCAACGTGCTCCTGACCGAGCGCGGTACGACCTTCGGTTACGGGCTGCTGGTCAACGACATGCGGTCCGTGCCCTGGATGCAGGAAACCGGCGCGCCGGTGATCTTTGACGCCACCCACAGCGTACAGAGACCAGGGGCGCTCGGGGACCGCACGGGGGGGGACCGCGACATGGTGCCGGTCCTGACCCGCGCCGCGGTCGCCGCCGGGTGCGACGGGGTGTTCCTCGAAACGCACCCGAACCCCGACGAGGCGAAGAGCGACGGGCCGAACATGCTCCCGCTCGACGCGCTGCCCGAGCTGTTCACCCGGTGCCTGCGAATTCGAGGCGCCCTGAGTAATGCTGTTTCCCAAAGTCCGGGCTCCAAGTTCCAGGCGGAAGACAAAAAGGCGTCGTGACGGTGAACTTCGGTAGGATGCGGAGCGCACCGGCCCGTCGTGGGGTATCGAACTCGAACTTGCAACTTTGAACTCATGCCAAGCCACTGCCACACGAGCCAACCCGCATGACCACCGACCACCGGTCCGATTCCCGCTCTCGTCGCCCCCTTGCTACATTCGCTTTCGCAGCCGGCCTGTTCGCGGTCGGGGCCGCCGCGCTCGTGGGGGCGAGCGGATGTACCAAACCGCCGACCGGCGTAAAGAACACCGAGGAACAAGCTGTCACCAAGGGCGACCCCTGGAAGGTCGCCGGGCAGCGGTTGCGGAAGGAGACCGACTGGGCCGCGTGCCGAACCGCCCTCGGTGGGCTCGCGACCGATCTGAACACCCAGACCAAGGAAACGCTCCCGGTTCTTTCGGACCCGGAGTTCGCGAGCCTTTCACAACTCGTCGCGCTCTCGGCGGATGATCGCGAAGAGGTGCGAGCGACCACCTTCACCGCTCACGATAGCGTGTACCTCGCGGACTGCCTGTACCTGCGAGACGCGGCCGATTCACTCGCGCTGGGCCGGTTCCCGCCCGATCAGCGCGCGGAGCGCGCGTTCGCGTGGGTGTGCCGCCAAGTTTACCTGCGACCGTGGATGCTGATCGCGGGCCGGGCGGACGGTGCCAGCGCGCTCCCGCCCACAGCGGTGTTGCGCCGCGGGTTCGGCTCCGGACTCGAGCGGATGTACGTCTTCCTCGCGCTGCTCCAGCAACTCGAACTCGACGGGTGCCTGATCGGGGGGCCGGACGCGGGCAAACAACCGGCCGGGCTGCCGCTCGTGACACCCGATAATAAGGCGTTCGTGACCGGCGCCCCGCGCGGCCCGTTCTGGGCGGTCGGCGTGCGCATCGGGGCCGACGTGAAACTCTTCGACCCGTGGCGCGGGCAAGCGCTCCCGGTCACGCTCGCGCAGCTCAAAGCGAACCCGGACGCCGCCAAAGAGTGGTTCGCGGACCCGGCCAACGTCAGCGGCGCGACGCTCGACGACGCGAAGAAGGCGACCGCGTTCCTCGCCGTTCCGGTCAACGCCCTCGCCCCGCGGATGGGTCTGGTCGAAACCAAGCTCAAAAATGATTTGGGCGTGAAGCTCGCTTACAACGCGAACGCGCTTCAGAGCGCGTTCTCCGATCCGAAGCCCGCGTACTGGAACCCGGAAGACAAATCAACTCAATCGGCCGCGTTCGCTTACGGGCACGCGAGCCGCTCGCTCTTGCCGCTCGACATGGGCGGCACCGACCGCAACCCGCCCGCGGTCCGGTTGTTCGACGTCTACCGGCGCGAGCAGCTCCCGAGTAGCGTGTTCCGGATACCGGCCGGGATTCAACCGGACGGTCAAATTGCGCAGCGGTTGCGGGCGTCCGCGGCCGGGGCACTGGGGTTGTCGTTCATCGAACCGCCCAACCCGCGCGAGCGCATCCAGCGCGGCCAGTTCCAGGACGCCGCGAAGGATCTCGTAACGAAGCAGGAAACGTTCGCCAACGGCCGGGAGCGCCTCCGACTGAACAAGGACGCGGACCACCAGATTAGGGAGTGGATCGAACTGATCAACGGGCTGTATCAGGATCTCCGACTCGCGCAGTTGAACGGGGACAAATCCACAGAAGCGACCGCGCTCGGACAAATCGACAGCGCGTGGAAGCAGCCCGGTGCCCAACTCGTTGTGGACCAGGCTTCGTCCGAGGTCGGGCTGGCGGAATCGACGCTGCTCCTCGCGCTGTGCAAGCACGAACTCGCGGAGCGGAGCCAGGCGCGCCTGGAGGCCGCGACGGGGGCCGAAGCCGACCGGCTGCGACCCGATGCCATCGATTCGTGGAAAACAGCCCTCTCTGCGTGGCGCACCTACGAGCAAAATGCAGTTTCGCACGCCGGTTTCCTCGGACGATCGGAGCACGCGCGGGTACTCGCGGCTCGGGCCGCACAGCTCGCGAACCCCGCGCCGCCCAAGAAGTGATTGCACACGGACGGGTGCAGTTAGAGAGAAAGAACGGACCCGTCTGGACCGAACCGCATGCGCCCTGGCTTCCACCGGGGCGCGTCGACTTCTTCGCCCCGCGCGACGCGGAGCATCATTTCGGCAACGTTGAAGTCCGCTAGTTCTCGCAGCCCGATGTAAGAAGTCGTAAGCCGCGGATTGACCTCGATCGCGTAATCGCGCGAGCCATCGGGCGCGTCTCCCAATACCAGGTCGACACCCACATACCCTAGCAATTCGGGCACGCACTCCACCGCCGCACGGCCGAGCTTCACCGCGCGCGCCGCGATGTCACCGGGGATCGGCACTTCTCCGCCTTCGTATTTGAGCCGCCCGTCGGCGCTCAGAGTCTGGAACGTGGGTTGAAGGGGCACGTACCCGTGCGGCCCGCACAGAAACGCGACGCTGGCCGCACGGCCCGGCACGAATTCCTGAAGGATCATC
This region of Gemmata massiliana genomic DNA includes:
- a CDS encoding ExeA family protein, which gives rise to MDWSHFGMDRPPFRPAVDAAAYFPAPAHSAALAALVAAFSRRDPLVLIDGAPGIGKSLVARKWLDDLLPDVPRVLLPNARAQTPVDLLQAILFDLNKPYQGLSEQELRLAVTGHLLDAAAGGFPTVIVIDEAQHLSTHALEELRLLGNLESRSGAVVFAVLVAQPALRDALRKPVNAPIAGRISVRCSIDALSVEESAAYLRHQVRAANGDPAKVFDEGTVELLASACRGVPRVLNRAAALAFELASEGETELVDVEAALEALERIGITPPDEDGTSDAVLLPHPGRESEPEARAKRKPTVTERSAGRGAKDKAVRKRPA
- a CDS encoding tyrosine-protein kinase family protein, which encodes MSRVFSALTGSNVARSIASEEPRGDDDLFEIGAEDAPFVEIGGPSGPIFSAARAEAKKPEPVRSFPRIATPVVPPAPVPVPAPAPIPTATPVAEVPAASFLSVRFHDTVPRVTGRTGGPDAGLVALHFPDHAVSAEYRTLRDEVTKQLPGATSRTLMFTAATPQAGTTTVLLNLALTLARDGQRVLVADANFTRPGIANSLALRPAPGLAEVLGQHLPLPWALQPTPLPSLQALAAGEAHDGTAGAMGHDLPKLMVQLRQWFDWVLIDAGVWGVVPERDATCSSADAVYLVTREPDVERPEFAGLKAWVKQLGGSLRGYVTTRA
- a CDS encoding sigma-70 family RNA polymerase sigma factor translates to MPDAHALARLATLAHTGLPDHTLLDRFAADRDECAFAALVERHGPVVLDVARAVLRHAQDAEDVFQASFLVLARNASTIRTRTSVGCWLHGVARRLALKALRARARRSRHEAVPRVAALAPGDELTWGEVRALIHDELAQLPDALRAPVLLCHLEGLTIDEAAARLALPRGTLRDRLDRGRAVLRKRLAQRGLAVAAIAFPTAISNAVPPLTVLGTARSAIRFASGIGDRSRAAELANGAMPAMIPARFKLGLLFAITFGAVGLVVAGIRDVEAPAVEVPGEVSAVDPPDAPPPEVVRADLPVAPPPAAAPRIGFESITVVIKPPGLSNQPGATIRISSDGSCLCEIPGRIPPGGREPLLGARLVHKLPLDRLRTLNELLKDTDWLKKDAKDVMRLHAAEYAITLEQNIGQKNHVKRTLKIAGESEVYPKVLHFFDSIAHQEHLLYRLEWVPETMADARRDLDNIIGGELGELIGRSQYVIDLTRFTPWAKRTVRNSFNKQVDEVRVAVRLIGLLKLESEREHVNDLATDRDSSVRSAVALAVARLGGEKAVPVLRKMLRSTSEAPWELIKLGAIAVPTIAEVIRDGGDPNDMGYEHLIRAYIDNWKNVPLPFNKSIADAVKAGMVSAKEKAVRTQYHAELLKLIEAPPPPEDPKLGRARTDVLNLANAIEAFKAKTGVYPEKLAALKDSGFVAPDTSLRDPWGSEYRYDPMGTRNSTGRSDVWTVSPDKVEIGNWAADLWGEWGLLSLISKPTVREHWEFGANMIRVYKLDNTVYRGTWYTLDASQELKQINLVIDGVTHKGIYEVKGDTLRVSHGLSDKDERPKDFEGGEHATVLVFKRQK
- a CDS encoding TlpA family protein disulfide reductase, whose protein sequence is MRTLLLALMLGALGARLPAADEPKPAKDQPTLKVGDAPPPLKVTKWLAGSEVKAFESGKVYVVEFWATWCGPCVVMMPHLGDIQEELAGKVTVIGFTAKDASNTPERVDEFVKKRGAKLGYTIAYADDRETYDSYMKASGHGGIPCSFVIGKDGKIAYIGHPLFLDEVLPKVLAGTWDAAKGAAELEAADKLWDKTFEVMSKPNGDPAAQLAEWEQFSAKWPRLAADPYMTSARLKLLVAAKRFGDAQKLAEEMATKASKRNDIAALGAVADAVTVDAAAGQAALVAVGVKAAESALTIDGETATALIRVIKTHAAAGNTAKVKEFGAKAVTAAEKEVKDDKDAIGTLRVAAAHFAAGDKAKARAAAEKAINMVDAQNAGMKKYVEDQAKKYTGEPKSK